A stretch of the Flavobacterium sp. 5 genome encodes the following:
- a CDS encoding amidohydrolase, with amino-acid sequence MKIDSHIHFWKYHSVKEAWITDTMKVIQRDFLPNDITPILKANAIEGCIAVQADQSETETHFLLQLADENDFIKGVVGWIDFKIRNLEERLEYFSQFKKLKGFRHIVEAESDADFLLNADFCNGIAKLAKYNFTYDILVSAAQLKTVVTFVEKFPKQAFVIDHLAKPNIKNADFLIWETEIKKIAAYPNVFCKVSGLVTQADWNHWKKEDFDYYLDVVTTAFGIERLLFGSDWPVSLLAASYDQSTTILRDYYSRFSLEEQDAFWGNNGMRFYNI; translated from the coding sequence ATGAAAATCGATAGTCATATTCATTTTTGGAAATACCATTCAGTGAAAGAAGCTTGGATTACGGATACTATGAAAGTGATTCAACGCGATTTTTTGCCCAATGATATTACTCCAATTTTGAAAGCAAATGCTATCGAAGGTTGTATTGCGGTTCAAGCCGATCAGAGTGAAACTGAAACGCATTTTTTATTGCAATTGGCTGATGAAAATGATTTTATAAAAGGAGTGGTGGGTTGGATTGATTTTAAAATACGAAATTTAGAAGAGCGTTTGGAGTATTTCTCTCAATTTAAAAAACTGAAAGGTTTCAGACATATAGTCGAAGCAGAATCAGATGCTGATTTTTTATTAAATGCCGACTTTTGTAACGGTATAGCTAAGTTAGCCAAGTATAATTTTACGTATGATATTTTGGTTTCAGCAGCGCAGTTAAAAACTGTTGTAACATTTGTAGAAAAATTTCCAAAGCAGGCATTTGTTATTGATCATTTGGCAAAACCAAATATTAAAAATGCTGATTTCTTGATTTGGGAAACCGAAATAAAAAAAATAGCCGCTTATCCCAATGTGTTTTGCAAAGTATCAGGATTGGTTACTCAAGCCGATTGGAATCATTGGAAGAAAGAAGACTTTGACTATTATCTGGATGTTGTTACTACTGCATTTGGTATTGAGCGCTTGCTCTTTGGAAGTGATTGGCCTGTTAGTTTATTGGCGGCAAGTTATGATCAATCAACCACAATTCTTCGAGATTATTACAGTCGTTTTTCTCTAGAAGAACAAGATGCTTTTTGGGGAAATAATGGGATGCGTTTTTACAATATATAA